Below is a window of Lacrimispora xylanolytica DNA.
ATGCCCATTTCTTAAATTACGGTCTGGAGTTAATGGAGCGGCAGGAGTATGAGCTGGCAGCCATGGATATCGGGAATCTGTTTCATGATTCCATTGATTTATGCTTTCAGAAGATCAAGGAGGAAGGAAAGGATTTTAAGACATTATCCGAGGAAGAGCGAAAATCACTGGTACATGAATGCGTTTCCCTTGTGACTGGAGAATACGGAAATACCATTCTTAAAAGTTCAGCCAGAAATGCTTATCTGGCTGGAAAGGTAGAACGGATCACCGACCGAACCATGTGGGCACTGACCGAACAGCTGAAAAAGGGTGATTTTGTTCCTGTTGGGTTTGAAGTAGCTTTTTCCGCCTCCGATCATCTAAAGGCCATGCGGATTCCCCTCTCAGGAGAGGAGGCTATCCATCTGCGGGGAAGAATTGACCGCCTGGATCTTTGTGAGGATGAGGATGCGGTGTATGTAAAGATCATCGATTATAAATCAGGCAGCACTGCCTTTGACTTAACTTCTCTATTCTATGGGTTGCAGCTCCAGCTTGTAGTCTATATGGATGCAGCCCTTGAAATGGAGGAGAGGCACAGGCCGGAAAAACAGATAATTCCTGCGGGAATCTTCTATTATAACATCGGCGATCCAGTGGTGGACAAGGAAGGAAATATGACAGACTCTCAGATTGACCAAAGGATGTTAAAGCAGCTTCGCATGAACGGTCTTGTCAACACGGATTTAAACTCCATCTCCCATCTGGACCGGGAGATCGAGACAGAGTCTGATGTCATACCAGTTGCCATGAAAAACGGCATCATACAGGAAGCAAGGTCCTCGGTTGCCGGGGGAAACCGGTTCAAAGCTCTCCGCCAGTTCGTGCAGGAGAAGCTAAAGACAGAGGGGCAGGAGATTTTAGACGGTGTCATTGATGTAAAGCCTTATAAGCAGGGAAACAGAAGTGCCTGCGATTATTGTCCCTATCATGCTGTCTGTGGCTTTGACCTAAAGACAGAAGGATATGGCTACCGCAAGTTTAAGGCTTTGAAATCAGATGAAATATGGCCAGTTATTGAAGGCGAAAAGGAGGCTAAGGACGATGGCGATCAGCTGGACGGATGAGCAAAAAGCGGTCATTGAAAGCAGAAACAGGAATCTTCTTGTCTCAGCGGCAGCAGGAAGCGGAAAGACAGCCGTTTTGGTGGAACGAATTATCCGTATGATCACAGAGGGGGAAGAGCCTTTAAAGATCGATCAGCTTTTAGTTATGACCTTTACAAAGGCAGCGGCAGATGAGATGCGGGAACGTGTCTTAAAGGCGGTAGATGAAAAGCTTATGGAACAACCGGACAATACTCATCTGCAGATACAGGCTGCTATGATTCCTTATGCCCAGATCACGACCATCGACAGCTTTTGTCTTGGACTCATAAGAGAGCATTACAACAAGCTGGACATTGATCCCGCTTTCCGGGTGGGAGACGAAGGGGAGCTTATTCTCCTTCGGGCAGATGTGATGAAGGAGATGCTGGAAGATTTTTATGAGGCAGCAGACCCTCAGTTTGAGAAGTTTGTGGAGACCTATGCCACCGGTAAAACGGATTATGGCATTGAAGATTATATCATGCAGGTTTATACCTTTTCCCAAAGCAATCCGTGGCCGGGGGAATGGATTGACCGCTGTCGGGCAGAGCTTTTGGCTGATGACATGGAAGGAATGATGGAAACGGAATGGATGAAATTTCTCATGCATGATAGGAAGCTTCAGATTTCTGAGTTAATAATCCAGATAGAGCGAGCCGCAGAGGTGTGCGAGGAAGAAAATGGGCCAGAGGCATATCTGCCCATGATGATCAGTGATCAGCGCCTGTTAAAGCGGCTTTTAGACGCAGAAAATTATGAGGCTTTTAACAGAGAGTTAAAGGAGGTTTCCTTTGACCGTCTGGCCTCCATTCGGAAAAAAGACATTGATGCGGAGAAAAAGGCTTATGTAACAGGAATCAGGGACCGTGTGAAAAAGGCAGTTTCAAAGCTTTCTGATCTTTACTGCTTTGAGTCCCCGGATGAAGTTCTCTCAGACATACAGGGAACCAGGGAAGCCGTATCCATGCTCCTTGATCTTGCTTTGGAATATGCCAGAAGGTATCAGGAGAAAAAGCGGGAAAAGAATCTGGTGGATTTTAATGACTTAGAGCATTATGCCCTTGAAATCCTGTTAAAGCAGAAGGGGGATGAACGAATTCCATCCGATGCAGCCGATGAGTTAAGCAAGCAGTTCGTTGAGATTTTGGTGGATGAGTATCAGGACAGCAATGATGTTCAGGAGGCTTTAATCACCAGTATATCAAGGGAGCGGTTCGGTACACCCAATGTTTTTATGGTAGGAGATGTGAAGCAGAGTATTTATCAGTTCCGTCTGGCCAGACCTCAGCTTTTTTTGGATAAATACGAGACCTACCAAAAGGAAGAGGGATTATACCAGAAAATAGAGCTACATCAGAATTTCCGAAGCAGAAATGAGGTTCTTACCGGAATCAATGAAGTGTTTTATCAGATTATGACAAAGAATCTGGGAAATATTCGTTATACCAGAGATACCGCTCTTCACCCCGGAGCCTTTTACCCGGAAGGGGAAGGCAGGATAGGAGAAAAGCCGGAGCTTATGATGATTCATGCAGAAGGCGATCTCTTAAAGCAGCTTGATGAGGATGGGGGAGAGTTTACCAGCCGTGAATTGGAGGCAAAGGCGATTGCTGCCAGGATTCGTGAATTCGTTCATCCGGAAACAGGACTTATGGTCTTTGATAAGAATTTAGGCGGCGGGGGTGGTTATCGGACGGCACAGTATGGAGATATGGTTATTTTGCTAAGAAGCTTAAGCGGCTGGGCAGAGGATTTTGTAAACGTATTGATGAACGAAGGAATTCCGGCTTATGCGGAAAGAAAAACCGGTTATTTTACTGCCATTGAGGTAGAGGTAATACTTTCCCTTCTTAACATCATAGATAACCCCATGCAGGATATCCCTCTGGCAGCCGTGTTAAAATCCCCTGTCTGTGAGGTAACAGACGAAGAGATGGCCCACATGACCGCTCTCTTTAAAAAGAAGGCAAAGAAGGGACAGGACCGGGGAATCTATGGAGCCTGGCAGCAGTACCTTTTGGAATATGAAGAAGCAGAGGATATGGCTTATCCTTATTTATATAGGAAACTGGAGCGATTATCTCACATGCTGATGACCTACCGGGCAAAGGCAGCTTATTTATCCATCCATGAACTGCTTTATGATATATACGAAGGAACCGGGTACTATGATTACGTTTCAGCCATGCCAGCCGGAGAAGTAAGAAGGGCCAATTTAGCCATGCTGGTGGAAAAAGCATCTGCTTATGAAAAAACCAGCTACACCGGGCTGTTTCATTTCATCCGTTACATTGAAAATCTTAAAAAATACGATACGGATTTTGGAGAGGCTTCCCTGTCCGGGGAGGATAATACCGTTCGTGTCATGAGTATCCATAAGAGTAAGGGACTGGAATTTCCCGTTGTATTCTTAGCGGGTATGGGGAAAAAGTTTAATAAACAGGACGCATATGGAAAAGTGCTCATTGATCCGGACCTTGGGATTGGAACCGATTATCTGGATCTGGAGCGGCGTATCAAAGCCCCCACCCTAAAAAAGCATGTCTTACGCCGAAAAACAGAGCTTGGGGCTATGGGAGAAGAGCTTAGGGTTCTCTATGTTGCCATGACCAGAGCAAAGGAAAAGCTGGTCATGACTGGACTGGACCGTTATCTGGAAAAGAAGATGGAGCGGTATCAGGAGGTCTTTCGGGTAGACGGAGCCATTCCGTTTACCATTCTCTCTACTGCAGATTCTTATTTAGACTGGATGCTCATGAGTCTTTCGGGGAAATATTCGGATACAGCCATTCTTTTGGAGGAAGGTCAGGATACGGGCAGCCTGATTGTAAAGGAATTGCCTGTGACCCATCTGGTAGGTAGGGAGGTTGAGCGCCAGGCAGGAAAGAAACTGACCAAGGAGCGGCTGCTCTCCCTTAATACAGAAGAAATCTATGATGAGGAGCTTCAAAAGGAGTTACATGCAGCGTTTCACTACCAATATCCTCATGCAGCTGAAATAGGACTTCACACCAAGCTGTCAGTTTCAGAGCTAAAGAAACAGGGACAGTTTCTCGATGAGGAGGAAAGCGAGTTTCTGCCTACCATTCCCATGTTCCTAAAAGAAGAAGGGGAGGGGGATTCCGTTAAAGGTGCTTACCGTGGAACCGCCTATCACCGCGTGCTGGAGCTGCTTAACTTTGGAGAGGTACACACAAAGGGAGAGATTTTAGAAGCCATCGATGGTTTTCGAAGAGAAAAGCGTATGGATGAGGAAAGCATTTCCCTCCTGTCAGAAACCATACTTTTTAACTTTTTAATGTCTCCTCTTGGAAAACGGCTGTCCCTGGCACAAAGGGAAGGAAGATTAAAGAAAGAACAACAGTTCGTTATTGGGATTCCTGCAAGAGAAATGGACCTTGGAGATTCAGATGAGCTTATTTTAGTCCAGGGTATTATTGACGCTTATATGGAAGAAGAGGACGGGCTGGTTTTAGTGGATTATAAAACGGACCGCATCAGAGAAGGGGAAGAAGAGATCTTAAAAAACAGGTATCAGGTGCAGATTAATTACTATACCCGGGCTCTGGAGCAGATGACTGGAAAAAAGGTAAAAGAAGCAGTCATTTATTCCTTGTCCCTTCAAAAAGAAGTGATAGTAAGCAGTTCATAAAAGAAGGATTCTCTGCCGGTAAGCATAAAAACCCGGCAAAGCAGTATAATAAGAAACAGCAATCCGGCATAACTTAAGCGGGTATAAAATCTGGCAGAGAATCCTTGATAGAAGTATTATTATGAAACGCAATTTCTGGAGAAAAATTAACTGATAATTACAGATAATGGATTAAAAATCAGCAATAATATTGGAAGTGCACAAGAATAAAAATAGCGTTGACAAATAGTTTTACAATATGTTATAGTCGACCTGTCAGAGATCACAAAATTTAAATTGTTACAGTATCAATGAAGCTTATATATGCTCATAATTGGTTGAGTGTTTCTACCAGCTACCGGAATAGTTGTCTATAAGTTTTCGCATGGATTACGGCGCAGCCCTTGTTGGCTGTGATTTGTGGTGCGTGAGCAGGAGGATAGAGAAAAACGGTGGTTTTTTATTGCGCATGGAACAAACACGCTGCAATGGAAACTGCCGTATTGTATTTTATGGATAGCAGAGCAGGAGGTTTTATGGCTGAACGAAAAAATTTTGTCTTAAAAGGAAACATATGCTACAGTGAGGATATTCATCTGTTACGGACAGTGGAACAAGGGTATTTGGTATGTTTGGAGGGAAAAACAGAAGGTGTTTATAAAGAGCTGCCAGAGCAGTTTAAAGCCCTTCCCCTTACGGACTGGGGAGATATGCTTATCATTCCTGGTCTTGTGGACCTTCACATTCATGCCCCCCAGTTTTCATTCCGCGGGCTAAATATGGATCTGGAGCTTTTGGACTGGCTCAATACCAACACGTTTCCGGAAGAAGCCAAGTACAAGGATCTGGATTATGCAAAAAAGGCCTATCAGATTTTTGCCGATACAATGAAGAAAAGTGCAACGACAAGAGCCTGCATTTTTGCCACCATACACCGTCCGGCCACGGAGCTTTTAATGGATCTTATGGAAGAGACCGGGTTAAAGACGATGGTGGGAAAGGTGAATATGGACAGGAATTCTCCTGATTATTATTGCGAAAAAAGCCCCAAAGAGTCGGAACGGGATACCATAGAGTGGCTGGAGTCTGTTATGTCGAAATACGACAATGTCACCCCCATACTTACTCCCAGGTTTATTCCATGCTGTACGGATGAGTTGATGGAACGCCTGTCAAGGATACAGAAGAAGTACAGGATACCGGTTCAGTCACATCTGTCGGAAAATAAAAGTGAGATTCATTGGGTGAAGGAGCTTTGTCCGACCTCAAGGTTTTACGGAGATGCCTACGACCAGTTTGGTCTGTTTGGCAAGCCTGCTAAGACCGTTATGGCACATTGCGTTTATTCTACCCATGAGGAGATAGACCTAATGGAGGAACAGGGAGTCTTTATTGCCCATTGTCCTCAGTCCAATACCAATTTGTCTTCTGGAATTGCGCCAGTGAGAACTTATCTGGAGCGTAAGATGAACATTGGTCTTGGAACTGATGTGGCAGGAGGCAGTGGGGAATCCATATTCCGCGCCATGGTAGATGCCGTTTCCGTATCTAAATTAAGGTGGCGCCTTCTTGATGAAAGCTTAAGGCCGGTAACCATGGAGGAGGCATTTTACATGGGTACCTTAGGTGGAGGAGCTTTCTTCGGAAAGGTTGGAAGCTTTTTAAAAGGCTATGAGTTTGATGCTCTGATACTGGATGACAGCAGTCTGCCTCATCCACAGCCACTTTCCTTAAAAGAGAGGCTGGAACGTTTTATTTACCTGTCTGATGACAGGCATATTAAAGGAAAATTTACAGAAGGAAGCCGGATCTTTTAAAGGTAGGTTCCGGCATCAGGAGGTACGAACATGGCAACGAAAGATAGGGGAAGTTTTTTAGATAAGACATTCCACTTGTCACAAAACCACACGGATGTAAAAACCGAGGTGGTGGCTGGTATTACCACGTTTATGACAACTGCTTACATTCTTGCAGTGAACCCCAGCATCTTAAGTGCAGCTGGAATGGACAGCGGTGCTGTATTTACAGCCACTGCACTGGCATCATTGTTGGGAACACTTTTGATGGCCTGGCTTGCAAACTATCCGTTTGTACTGGCTCCGGGTATGGGACTGAATGCTTTTTTTGCTTACACCGTAGTACTCAACATGGGATACACCTGGCAGATGGCTCTGGCGGCCGTATTCATTGAAGGTCTGCTATTTATCGTTCTTTCTCTTACCAGTGTCAGAGAAGGAATTTTCAATGCAATTCCAATTAATTTAAAGCATGCGGTTTCTGTAGGAATCGGTCTTTTTATTGCATTTATCGGAATGCAGAATGCTAAAATTGTTGTAGACAGCTCCACTCTTGTTTCCTTTTATTCATTTAAACATTCTTTTACAGATGGAACCTTCCATACCGTTGGTATTACTGTTTTACTTGCAATCATCGGTATTCTTGTTACATCCATACTTGTAATTAAGAATGTAAAAGGCAACATGTTATGGGGAATTTTAATTACCTGGATCCTTGGTATGATTTGTGAAGCGACTGGCCTGTACCAGCCAAATCCAGAGCTTGGTATGTTCAGTGTTTTCCCGGATTTAAGTGCAGGATTTGGAATTAAAAGCATGGCTCCTACCTTTATGAAGATGGATTTCTCCAGAGTATTTTCCCTGGACTTTCTGGTAGTTATGTTTGCATTCCTGTTCGTTGACCTATTCGATACCCTGGGAACTCTCATTGGAGTTGCATCAAAAGCGAACATGCTTGATAAAGACGGAAGACTTCCTAACGTCAAAGGCTCTCTCTTATCAGATGCCATTGCAACAACCGCAGGTGCTGTATTCGGAACCTCTACAGTGGTTGCATTCGTTGAAAGTGCAGCTGGTGTAGCAGAAGGCGGAAGAACAGGACTTACTGCAGTCGTAGCCAGTATTTTGTTTGGTTTATCCCTGTTTTTATCTCCCATTTTCCTGGCGATTCCGTCCTTTGCGACGGCACCGGCTCTGGTTGTGGTAGGATTTTTAATGCTGACTTCCATTGTAAAGATTGATTTTAATGATTTTACAGAGGCGATTCCGGCTTATATTACCATCGTTGCCATGCCGTTTATGTACAGCATTTCTGAAGGTATCTCCATGGGAGTCATTTCCTATGTTATCATTAATGTTGTTACAGGAAAGAGCAAGGAGAAGAAGATCAGTACCCTGATGTATATTCTGGCGGTTCTGTTTGTTCTAAAGTATATATTGATCTAGGTGATCAATGATCTTAAGATAAAAATAGCCGAAGACAGTACTACGGAAAAAGCTTATGCCTTTTTCGTAGTATTGCCTCCGGCTTTTTATTTGTCAATTAGTTTAAAAAGATAATGGCCAGGTTTAAATATGCGGCGAACGTAAGCCACAAAAGATAGGGAATCTGCAAAAGTGCAGCTGTGGGATCCACACGGAAAAAGATGCGGATCATCCTAAATACAACGTACCATAAGACAATTAAGACCAGGAATGCCAGAACGTAATTTCCAAGGCCAAAGAAAATCGGGCTCCAGATGAAATTAAGGAACAGCTGGAGGGCATAAAGCATGAGGGCTTCCCGTTTCTTTGGAGAGGGAGAGGTGGCAACTAAATAGGAGCTGACTCCCATGAGTATGTATAAAATGGTCCAGACTACCGGAAACAGCCAGCCAGGAGGAGAAAGAGCAGGCTGGTTCAAGGTGTTGTAAGTAGTCATGCTGTTTCGTGTAAGTATCCCTGCAACTGCTCCAACAGCCAGGGGAAGTATGATAAAGGCCAAAAGCTTTCTTCTGTTTGCATTCATAGGCAGCCTCCTGTATATCATTTGATAATATCATATTCTTTATATAAACAGATTATCCTAAAAGTAGGTATTTTGTTATTTTTTCTATGCTATAATAGGATAAAGCAAGTTCAAAGACCAATAACAATGGAGGGTATCATATGTTAAGAGAAGTAGAACTAAACCAGTGTAAATTAGATCCGCTCACATTGATCGGAGAGGAATGGATGCTTGTTTCTGCCGGGAATGAAAAAGGTTATAATATGATGACTGCAAGCTGGGGCGGAATTGGAGTCATGTGGGGGAAGCCGGTAACGACCATTGTACTTCGCCCACAAAGATACACCCTGGAATTTGTAGACAGGGAGGATTATTATACCTTAAGCTTTTTTGATGAAACCTACAAGAAAGCTCTGGGATATTGCGGTTCTCATTCCGGCCGGGATGTGGATAAGGAAAAAGAAACGGGCCTTACTCCCTTATTCGACGGAGATGCTCCCTATTTTAAAGAAGCGAAGCTTGTGCTCATCTGCCGTAAGCTGTTTAAGCAGGGCATTGATCCGGAGGGGTTTGTAGATAAGGCGTTAGATGGAAAGAACTATCCGGATAAGGATTATCATCAATGCTTTGTTGGTGAAATCGTAAAGATTTTAAAAGATGATGATTCCAAGTCTTCATAAGGATTCTTCTGCCTGTTCTTACTTATAGGGTGCTATTTTATACATGATCCCACCTTTTTTTCAAATTTAGTTTATATTGTAATAGGACCAAAGAAGGGCTGATGATCGGCCCTTCCTTTTGGTGTTACAATATTTTTCTGAGTGAGGTATTATGTTATGAAAGACAAATTTGAGACAGTGGAAGGGATCACTTTAACGTGCTCCATGGGAAGCTGCTCCAGCCCTTTAAAGGTTCCGGCCAGCCGCAGTTTTGATGAGGGGGGAAGGCGGCTGGTTACTGTCATGGATTATAAACCTGGGACTAATATCACCTCTTTTGGCACGTGTACAAGGATGACGCCACCCCAGCCATGTGTTCCGGTGGTCTTAATTCCATGGATGGTAAAAGATAATAAAGTTAAGATAAATGGGGATGCAGCCCTGTCCGATCAATATGTCTTATCCTGTTTGTGCGGCGGAGTCATTCGGCTTAACAAGCTATAATTCACCCGCTGCCGCTTGGCAGTCTATCCATAAGTAGCTCGTGGTGTGAAAGATCAGGACGCAGTAACCGGGATCATCTGGGCTGTTAAAGTGGTTTGCCATGCCGGAATACCACATCTCATGCCGGATGTCAGGGGCTGTTGAAACTTCCATCCAGCCGGTTAAGGTAATGTTATAGTCTCCCCCGGTATTAAAGCATACACTGGCTTTGGTACAGTCAAAAATCCGTTTTGACTTAGTGCTTCCAAGACCGGTACAAAAGCTGATCCACTGAATTCCCTGGGCTTTTGATGGTGTAATGGTGGAAGCCGTAGGACCTCCATTCTTATCCATGAGAGCCAGAACGCAATAAGGATTAAAGCCTTCCGGTCCGGAGTGCACCGTAGTTTGCTGAATAATAGCCTCTGCTTTTTTAAGAATATCTTCGTTCATACCCACCTCCATAATTTCTATGAATATTATCCCTTTATAAACTTAATTATTTTCTTAGAGTCAGCGTTTGGATTAAGGAGTAGGATCTGCTCTGTAATCTGCTTAATTGCATCCTCTTTCTTGATTTTTGCTGCCTCTTCAAAAACGTCTGCTCCCCAAAAGGTTTCTGTGGAACAGAAAACAGTGGAAGACCAGCCGTATTCCTCTCCCTTTAGGGATCGCTTCTGTTTTCTTCCACACATGGTCACATACAGCTTCATCTGCAATTCCACCAGGGAACGGTCAAACAGAGACTTGTCTTCTTTTCCAAAACCCGCAAGCTCCTTAATGGAATGGAGAGGCAATGAGATATGCTCCACAATGGTTTCATAAATCCTTTTTGCAGGACTGCTGATAAGCCCGTCCCGATATTCTTCCTCCAAAGTTCTGCCATTTCTTCGGACAGCAAGGAATAGAGGAGCCCAGTCTTTTGTTATAAATCCGCTTTTCTTAAAGAACAGCTTGGAATAAGCGATGTCATTACGCTCATCTAAAACACGAATTCTCCATTCCCAGGGATCGGTCTCCCAGCTTCCAGTGTGCCAGGTTATTGGTGTCTCATATGGGGGCGACTGATTCCAACCCCAGTTTATAATGGAATAGATTCCTTCGCTGTTTCCTCCCCCCATGGAAAAACCGGCTTCCAATAAGGTTTCTAAAAAATCTTCGTAGCTTCTAATTTCACGATGAATCAAATGAATTCCCTCCTTTAACATAATCATACCACGGGAAACATGACAGCAGTATGTCCTGTTCTATTTATAATTCTCAACTATTTTACCAGCAATCTCTTTCATCTCCATTGCCAGATCAAGAGGCTTTAGTACGGTTACCTTTTCTCCGAAGCCAAGAAGCCATGAAATCGTATAATCCCGGTTCGTATACCCGATTTCAAGGCGCAAAAGACCTTCCTTTGTTTCCTTATAGCAGTGAGGACCATAGGTTTCAATGAGCTGATAACGGACGGAAGGGTGGAATAGGGCCACTAAGGGCTTGTCATCTGGAAGCGTGTCATTTAAGTTTCTTTTATCCCCTGGAATCTCCCTAGGAAGAAAGGATTCCTTACAAGAATGAAGATTCCACAGACGCATGAGCTTAAATAGCCGCCAGTCTTCTTTCTCCCGGCAGTAGCCAAGGAGATACCAGGAAGTCCACTGATAAACGACCAGATATGGCTCCACCTGCCTGCGACTCACTCCCTTTTCATAATAATAGTCAAATTCCACAAGGTGTGATTCCAGAATAGCCGATTTAATCAGCCGGATTTTTTCTGTCAGGCTTCCTTTATAATGGGAGGCAAGATCAATGACAACAGGCTCCTGTAAGGGCACTGTCTTTTCCTTGCCGGCAGATAATTTATCAAGTGTCTGTTCCATATAAGACTGGTCCATAACACTTCCCATACCCTTTAAGCCCGCAATGATCCCGGAGAGCTCGTCTGGGGTCAATAGGCTTTTATCCAGCTTGTACCCCTCAGCGATACA
It encodes the following:
- the addA gene encoding helicase-exonuclease AddAB subunit AddA — translated: MAISWTDEQKAVIESRNRNLLVSAAAGSGKTAVLVERIIRMITEGEEPLKIDQLLVMTFTKAAADEMRERVLKAVDEKLMEQPDNTHLQIQAAMIPYAQITTIDSFCLGLIREHYNKLDIDPAFRVGDEGELILLRADVMKEMLEDFYEAADPQFEKFVETYATGKTDYGIEDYIMQVYTFSQSNPWPGEWIDRCRAELLADDMEGMMETEWMKFLMHDRKLQISELIIQIERAAEVCEEENGPEAYLPMMISDQRLLKRLLDAENYEAFNRELKEVSFDRLASIRKKDIDAEKKAYVTGIRDRVKKAVSKLSDLYCFESPDEVLSDIQGTREAVSMLLDLALEYARRYQEKKREKNLVDFNDLEHYALEILLKQKGDERIPSDAADELSKQFVEILVDEYQDSNDVQEALITSISRERFGTPNVFMVGDVKQSIYQFRLARPQLFLDKYETYQKEEGLYQKIELHQNFRSRNEVLTGINEVFYQIMTKNLGNIRYTRDTALHPGAFYPEGEGRIGEKPELMMIHAEGDLLKQLDEDGGEFTSRELEAKAIAARIREFVHPETGLMVFDKNLGGGGGYRTAQYGDMVILLRSLSGWAEDFVNVLMNEGIPAYAERKTGYFTAIEVEVILSLLNIIDNPMQDIPLAAVLKSPVCEVTDEEMAHMTALFKKKAKKGQDRGIYGAWQQYLLEYEEAEDMAYPYLYRKLERLSHMLMTYRAKAAYLSIHELLYDIYEGTGYYDYVSAMPAGEVRRANLAMLVEKASAYEKTSYTGLFHFIRYIENLKKYDTDFGEASLSGEDNTVRVMSIHKSKGLEFPVVFLAGMGKKFNKQDAYGKVLIDPDLGIGTDYLDLERRIKAPTLKKHVLRRKTELGAMGEELRVLYVAMTRAKEKLVMTGLDRYLEKKMERYQEVFRVDGAIPFTILSTADSYLDWMLMSLSGKYSDTAILLEEGQDTGSLIVKELPVTHLVGREVERQAGKKLTKERLLSLNTEEIYDEELQKELHAAFHYQYPHAAEIGLHTKLSVSELKKQGQFLDEEESEFLPTIPMFLKEEGEGDSVKGAYRGTAYHRVLELLNFGEVHTKGEILEAIDGFRREKRMDEESISLLSETILFNFLMSPLGKRLSLAQREGRLKKEQQFVIGIPAREMDLGDSDELILVQGIIDAYMEEEDGLVLVDYKTDRIREGEEEILKNRYQVQINYYTRALEQMTGKKVKEAVIYSLSLQKEVIVSSS
- a CDS encoding amidohydrolase family protein, translating into MAERKNFVLKGNICYSEDIHLLRTVEQGYLVCLEGKTEGVYKELPEQFKALPLTDWGDMLIIPGLVDLHIHAPQFSFRGLNMDLELLDWLNTNTFPEEAKYKDLDYAKKAYQIFADTMKKSATTRACIFATIHRPATELLMDLMEETGLKTMVGKVNMDRNSPDYYCEKSPKESERDTIEWLESVMSKYDNVTPILTPRFIPCCTDELMERLSRIQKKYRIPVQSHLSENKSEIHWVKELCPTSRFYGDAYDQFGLFGKPAKTVMAHCVYSTHEEIDLMEEQGVFIAHCPQSNTNLSSGIAPVRTYLERKMNIGLGTDVAGGSGESIFRAMVDAVSVSKLRWRLLDESLRPVTMEEAFYMGTLGGGAFFGKVGSFLKGYEFDALILDDSSLPHPQPLSLKERLERFIYLSDDRHIKGKFTEGSRIF
- a CDS encoding NCS2 family permease, yielding MATKDRGSFLDKTFHLSQNHTDVKTEVVAGITTFMTTAYILAVNPSILSAAGMDSGAVFTATALASLLGTLLMAWLANYPFVLAPGMGLNAFFAYTVVLNMGYTWQMALAAVFIEGLLFIVLSLTSVREGIFNAIPINLKHAVSVGIGLFIAFIGMQNAKIVVDSSTLVSFYSFKHSFTDGTFHTVGITVLLAIIGILVTSILVIKNVKGNMLWGILITWILGMICEATGLYQPNPELGMFSVFPDLSAGFGIKSMAPTFMKMDFSRVFSLDFLVVMFAFLFVDLFDTLGTLIGVASKANMLDKDGRLPNVKGSLLSDAIATTAGAVFGTSTVVAFVESAAGVAEGGRTGLTAVVASILFGLSLFLSPIFLAIPSFATAPALVVVGFLMLTSIVKIDFNDFTEAIPAYITIVAMPFMYSISEGISMGVISYVIINVVTGKSKEKKISTLMYILAVLFVLKYILI
- a CDS encoding TspO/MBR family protein → MNANRRKLLAFIILPLAVGAVAGILTRNSMTTYNTLNQPALSPPGWLFPVVWTILYILMGVSSYLVATSPSPKKREALMLYALQLFLNFIWSPIFFGLGNYVLAFLVLIVLWYVVFRMIRIFFRVDPTAALLQIPYLLWLTFAAYLNLAIIFLN
- a CDS encoding flavin reductase family protein, with the translated sequence MLREVELNQCKLDPLTLIGEEWMLVSAGNEKGYNMMTASWGGIGVMWGKPVTTIVLRPQRYTLEFVDREDYYTLSFFDETYKKALGYCGSHSGRDVDKEKETGLTPLFDGDAPYFKEAKLVLICRKLFKQGIDPEGFVDKALDGKNYPDKDYHQCFVGEIVKILKDDDSKSS
- a CDS encoding DUF4280 domain-containing protein; this encodes MKDKFETVEGITLTCSMGSCSSPLKVPASRSFDEGGRRLVTVMDYKPGTNITSFGTCTRMTPPQPCVPVVLIPWMVKDNKVKINGDAALSDQYVLSCLCGGVIRLNKL
- a CDS encoding pyridoxamine 5'-phosphate oxidase family protein, which produces MNEDILKKAEAIIQQTTVHSGPEGFNPYCVLALMDKNGGPTASTITPSKAQGIQWISFCTGLGSTKSKRIFDCTKASVCFNTGGDYNITLTGWMEVSTAPDIRHEMWYSGMANHFNSPDDPGYCVLIFHTTSYLWIDCQAAAGEL
- a CDS encoding helix-turn-helix transcriptional regulator — translated: MKLDRLLGILTTLLKNDKVTAPYLAEKFEVSRRTINRDIEALCQAGIPVITQQGSGGGICIAEGYKLDKSLLTPDELSGIIAGLKGMGSVMDQSYMEQTLDKLSAGKEKTVPLQEPVVIDLASHYKGSLTEKIRLIKSAILESHLVEFDYYYEKGVSRRQVEPYLVVYQWTSWYLLGYCREKEDWRLFKLMRLWNLHSCKESFLPREIPGDKRNLNDTLPDDKPLVALFHPSVRYQLIETYGPHCYKETKEGLLRLEIGYTNRDYTISWLLGFGEKVTVLKPLDLAMEMKEIAGKIVENYK